The following DNA comes from Phytohabitans rumicis.
CCGCTCCCCGGGTGGCGGCCATCTCGACGCCGGAGTCACCCGGCCCGCCCGGGTTCACGAACAGCGAACCGATGCGCCGCTCCGGATGGCTGGCCAGATGGCGAATCACCGGGAGGGTGATCGTTGGTCCGCGGGGGTGGGCCCAGTCCAGCGGCACCGTGACGTCCGCGCATTCCAGCCGCGGCCCGCACGCGGTCCAACTGAGGCGCGTGGTGGCGGTGGCGGTGCCGGGCGTGCCGACGATCGCGATCGCCGCCACGGTCGCCAGCGCCAGTGCCGCCGTACCGGCTCGCCGCAGCGTCCTCATGGCATTTCCTCTCAGAGCAGCGGGTAGTGCTCGTTGACGAGGTATCTCGACAGCAGGTCGGTTTGCCCGTGGCGTGGCGTGCCGTCGTCGATGTCGCCGGCCAGGGAGTCAACGCCCCGCGGTCCGGTCGAAGTGACCTCGACGATGTAGCGGCGGGCCGGGCCGTCGGAGAACATGTAGTCGGCCGCGGTGGTGGCGCGAACGTTGTGGTAGGCCGCGTCCACGGTTCCGTACGCCCCGTCGACCGACAGGCCGGGCAGGCCCGGGATGGATGGCGGGAACGGACCGGGTACGCGGGGCACGGAGAACGCCGGCCCGAGGGGCGAATCGAGGACGATGCGGTGCAGCTGGCCCCAGCGGTAGTCCCGTTGGTCGTGCGAGCCGGCGAACGCCGGGGCGTAGTCGGGGCCGGCGAGCGCGTCGAGCGCTCGGGCGAGGGAGCGCAGCAGTACGACGTCGCGTGCGACAGCGTGGTCGCCGATGCCGGGTACGGCGAAGAAGTCGATGCCGGTGGCGCCAACGCCCGGTTGTGGCCGGCCCTCCAGGAGGATGCGCAGGTCGGCGAGGGCGATGTCACCGCCGGGTGGCGGGAGGCCGAGTGACGCGAGCGGGGCGTCGATGGCATCGCGCAGGATCTGGGAGCGCCACGCACTGTAGACGGTCGCGTTGACACTTCGAGCCTTCTCCACAGCAGACGGTCCACTGGGGACATTCGCGCGGTACGTATCCCCGGCGTCGTAGCCACGCCGTACCCCGGTGGGAGTGGTGAAGTCCCATCCCCGCAGCCGGCCGGCGGCCTCGACCACGGCGGGGTTGCCGCCGAGGGCTCGAAGGGTGGGATCCGCCGAGCGTCGCGCGCGGTCGAACGCGGCGAGCAGGTGGGTGGACGGTGCGCCCAGGCCGAGGTGCGGGTCATTGACCAGCAACGGCCGGCCGGTGGTCGTCCGTGCACCGCTGACCACCCATTCGTTGGAGCCCCGCCGGCGTTCACCCGCCAGCAGCGGCACCAAGGCGTCGAGACCTCCCGCGGCCGCGAGCCACCGGGCCGACAGCCGCGCCGCGTCGGCCAGCCGCGCGGGATCCACCCGCGCCGCGGTCGCATTTCCGGCACCGGCCGCCTTGGCTGTCGTGGGCGCGGGTGCGCGGGTCGCGTCCGGCACGCTGGCGGCGCTGGTGAACGGCTGCGAGCGGTAGGCGTCCTCGGCGAACAGCAGACCACCGTCGAAGCCGCCGGCCGCGCCCGCGGCCATCGCGGCCTGCAAGGCGACCGTCGAGCTCAGATCCCGCAGGCCGTCGAACAGCGACACCTGGAAG
Coding sequences within:
- a CDS encoding penicillin acylase family protein, producing the protein MKPAGAAVLIVAALVVTTAPAGAVAAKPATPVAGVVRDQFGLAHVRAGNRHELFFLQGWVHAQDRLFQMDLNRRETSGTLAELLGDAAIPQDVQFRTFGVRRAAQRSLAALSASTRRDLTSYTEGVNRWVAQHPLPAQYAAAGARSFVPWQPLDSVTALKWISFQVSLFDGLRDLSSTVALQAAMAAGAAGGFDGGLLFAEDAYRSQPFTSAASVPDATRAPAPTTAKAAGAGNATAARVDPARLADAARLSARWLAAAGGLDALVPLLAGERRRGSNEWVVSGARTTTGRPLLVNDPHLGLGAPSTHLLAAFDRARRSADPTLRALGGNPAVVEAAGRLRGWDFTTPTGVRRGYDAGDTYRANVPSGPSAVEKARSVNATVYSAWRSQILRDAIDAPLASLGLPPPGGDIALADLRILLEGRPQPGVGATGIDFFAVPGIGDHAVARDVVLLRSLARALDALAGPDYAPAFAGSHDQRDYRWGQLHRIVLDSPLGPAFSVPRVPGPFPPSIPGLPGLSVDGAYGTVDAAYHNVRATTAADYMFSDGPARRYIVEVTSTGPRGVDSLAGDIDDGTPRHGQTDLLSRYLVNEHYPLL